A single window of Paenibacillus sp. SYP-B4298 DNA harbors:
- a CDS encoding ABC transporter permease has product MNSAYLDIIRIRFLTMLAYRVNYYSGIVIYAINIGAYYFLWLAIFGDQETLGGFTVAQMTTYVAVSWMSRAFYFNNLDREIANEIRDGSVAIQFIRPYSYLLVKMMQGFGEGLFRLLLFMVPGMIVVCLIFPVTLPTSATTWLVYLVMLAFSFLINTQINMLTGLFAFYVENNEGMMRMKRVMVDLFSGVIVPVTFFPGWLEAVMKWLPFQAITYLPSSVFTGRTEGSQALQVLGLQALWFVALLLPIWWIWRRARNRLFVQGG; this is encoded by the coding sequence ATGAACAGCGCTTATCTGGACATCATTCGCATTCGATTTTTGACGATGCTTGCTTATCGAGTGAATTATTATAGTGGTATTGTTATTTATGCCATTAACATTGGCGCATACTATTTCTTATGGCTGGCGATCTTCGGGGATCAGGAGACGCTTGGCGGCTTCACGGTCGCGCAGATGACGACCTATGTGGCTGTCTCATGGATGTCGCGGGCATTCTACTTCAACAATCTCGATCGGGAGATTGCCAATGAGATTCGGGATGGCAGTGTGGCGATACAGTTCATCCGTCCTTATTCCTATCTGCTGGTCAAGATGATGCAGGGTTTTGGAGAAGGGCTGTTCCGACTGCTGCTATTCATGGTGCCGGGGATGATTGTCGTCTGCCTGATCTTTCCGGTGACACTGCCGACGAGCGCAACGACCTGGCTGGTCTATCTGGTGATGCTGGCGTTCAGCTTTCTCATTAATACGCAGATTAATATGCTGACCGGGCTATTTGCCTTCTATGTGGAAAATAATGAGGGCATGATGCGGATGAAGCGGGTTATGGTCGATCTGTTCTCGGGCGTCATTGTGCCGGTTACTTTCTTTCCGGGTTGGCTAGAGGCCGTGATGAAATGGCTGCCGTTCCAGGCGATTACCTATCTGCCAAGCTCCGTATTCACCGGACGCACGGAGGGAAGCCAGGCGCTTCAGGTGCTGGGATTGCAGGCGCTGTGGTTTGTAGCGCTGCTGCTTCCGATCTGGTGGATCTGGAGAAGAGCGCGGAACCGTCTGTT